The following proteins come from a genomic window of Clostridiisalibacter paucivorans DSM 22131:
- the rsmH gene encoding 16S rRNA (cytosine(1402)-N(4))-methyltransferase RsmH: protein MEYKHVSVLYDEALEGLNIKKDGIYIDGTLGGAGHSKGILDRLDTGKLIGIDQDINAINNAKKKLKEYEDKVILVHNNFKNIKSILKDLDIDTVDGVLLDLGVSSYQLDEASRGFSYMQDAPLDMRMDEFSKISAWDIVNNYSEEELNRIISEYGEERWSKRIAKFIVNERMDKSIDTTRELVSVIKKAIPKGARNDGPHPGKRTFQAIRIEVNKELSILKDAILDIASVLNTKGRICIITFHSLEDRIVKNTFKYLYKDCICPTEYPICRCDKKREIKIITKKPIMPSQYEIETNPRARSAKLRIAQKI, encoded by the coding sequence TTGGAATATAAACATGTATCAGTTTTATATGATGAGGCATTAGAAGGCCTTAATATAAAAAAAGATGGTATATATATAGATGGAACTTTAGGAGGCGCTGGTCATTCAAAGGGCATATTGGATAGACTTGATACTGGAAAGCTTATAGGTATAGATCAAGATATCAATGCAATAAATAATGCTAAAAAGAAGCTTAAGGAATATGAAGATAAAGTTATTTTGGTTCATAATAATTTTAAAAATATAAAGAGCATATTAAAGGATTTAGATATAGATACTGTAGATGGGGTATTATTGGATTTGGGAGTATCATCCTATCAGCTTGATGAAGCATCTAGAGGTTTTTCATATATGCAGGATGCTCCACTAGATATGAGGATGGATGAATTTAGCAAGATTTCTGCTTGGGATATAGTAAATAATTATTCGGAAGAAGAGCTAAACAGGATAATAAGTGAATATGGTGAAGAGCGATGGTCGAAAAGAATAGCTAAGTTTATAGTTAATGAAAGAATGGATAAATCTATCGATACTACAAGAGAATTAGTAAGTGTTATAAAGAAGGCGATACCAAAAGGAGCTAGAAACGATGGCCCTCATCCTGGGAAGCGTACATTTCAAGCTATTAGAATAGAAGTGAATAAAGAGCTTTCCATATTGAAAGATGCAATACTGGATATTGCTTCTGTTTTAAACACTAAAGGAAGGATATGTATAATAACATTTCATTCTCTGGAAGATAGAATAGTAAAAAATACATTTAAGTATTTGTATAAAGATTGCATATGTCCAACAGAATATCCAATATGTAGATGTGACAAAAAAAGAGAGATTAAGATCATAACTAAAAAACCTATAATGCCATCGCAATATGAAATAGAAACAAATCCTAGAGCTAGAAGTGCAAAATTGAGAATTGCTCAAAAGATTTAG
- a CDS encoding cell division protein FtsL has product MIVAKKELEYYNENSKYPKPKKRAENKKNKKSNVKIKVKVFTLAAITFSICLIVLLRYAYISQLKYDIVNFEGNIEELNKEKQKLALELEAIKESGLIERKAINELNMVYPKDEQVVYIEIDADKQVYNEKGNIKSQQSKGIITVIKNKINGLFGLIQ; this is encoded by the coding sequence TTGATAGTAGCAAAAAAAGAATTAGAATATTATAATGAAAATTCTAAGTACCCAAAACCTAAGAAAAGAGCAGAAAATAAAAAAAATAAAAAAAGTAATGTTAAAATTAAGGTGAAAGTATTTACCCTTGCAGCGATTACATTTTCAATTTGTTTAATAGTATTATTAAGATATGCATATATTTCTCAACTAAAGTATGACATAGTGAATTTTGAAGGAAATATAGAAGAGTTAAATAAGGAAAAACAAAAGCTAGCATTGGAATTAGAGGCTATTAAAGAGTCAGGATTAATAGAAAGGAAGGCCATAAATGAACTTAATATGGTTTATCCTAAAGATGAACAGGTTGTTTATATAGAGATAGATGCTGATAAACAAGTCTATAATGAAAAAGGAAATATAAAGAGTCAACAATCAAAGGGTATAATAACTGTGATAAAGAATAAGATAAATGGGTTATTTGGTTTAATACAGTAA
- a CDS encoding stage V sporulation protein D, with protein sequence MASPTRTTKKRLLFTLFMICLGILLLTSRLGYIQIVTGDKLRKEALEQWTRDIPVEAKRGIIYDRNGKKLAVSISTNTIWCRPADVENPDETAGEIADILGLERDDVYKDITSNQSLVRIKMWVDKDTADTLRDKGLKGIEIVDDNRRYYPFGNFASQILGFTNIDNVGLYGIERTYNKYLSGTPGRWIKTVDAKNMEMPYNNERLYDPKNGMSVMLTIDETIQHFAEKAAIETLVRNKAKNVSILIMEPKTGDLLAMTTKPDYNPNDNKALLYNPEKPWEILSEEDITFWRNKPWVEKEQELYDSWRNFPINDVYEPGSTFKIITSAAGLEENVVKPDSPFHCDGYITQVKGARLKCWSYYNPHGDETFKEGAQNSCNEVFVELGLRLGKERMYKYAKAFGFGEKTGIELPGEALGFVRHYDNMREVNLATISYGQGISVTPIQMITAISAASNGGYLMRPNIVKRIIDEEGGTVEEIEPKVRRQVISNRTSKTLLDILESVVSEGTGKKAYVPGYRVGGKTGTAQKVIDGRYVQGKYVSSFAAIAPVNDPKMAVLVLIDEPGTGQYYGGQIAGPVAGQIIKDTLNYLEVEPQFTEKEEKELEGQIVVVPDVRGKTIVEASNTLKQLGLSYNTEILEVEKDNKVIDQFPLPGTKVHKSSMIDLYMNTRRQRDNMIIMPNLIGKNEEEVANILNRLSLRFKFKGEGTAISQNPKAGSTVNFNSLVEVEFEKTNSN encoded by the coding sequence ATGGCATCGCCTACTAGGACTACAAAAAAAAGACTTTTGTTTACTCTTTTTATGATATGTTTAGGTATTTTATTACTAACCAGTAGATTAGGATATATACAGATAGTTACAGGAGATAAATTGAGAAAAGAGGCCTTAGAGCAATGGACTAGAGATATCCCAGTAGAAGCCAAACGGGGAATAATATATGATAGAAATGGTAAAAAATTAGCTGTAAGCATTAGTACAAATACTATTTGGTGTAGACCAGCTGATGTAGAGAATCCTGACGAAACTGCTGGAGAAATAGCTGATATATTAGGACTGGAAAGAGATGATGTGTATAAAGATATAACTAGCAATCAAAGCTTAGTTAGGATAAAGATGTGGGTAGATAAAGATACAGCAGATACTTTAAGAGATAAGGGATTAAAAGGCATTGAAATCGTAGATGACAATAGGAGATATTATCCCTTTGGGAATTTTGCATCTCAAATACTTGGTTTTACTAATATAGACAATGTGGGGCTTTATGGTATAGAGAGGACTTATAATAAATATTTAAGTGGTACTCCAGGAAGATGGATAAAGACTGTAGATGCAAAGAATATGGAGATGCCTTATAATAATGAAAGGTTGTATGACCCTAAAAATGGTATGAGTGTAATGCTTACTATAGATGAGACAATACAACATTTTGCAGAAAAGGCTGCTATAGAGACATTGGTAAGAAACAAGGCTAAAAATGTTTCTATACTGATAATGGAACCTAAAACAGGTGATTTACTTGCAATGACTACTAAGCCTGATTACAATCCCAATGACAATAAGGCATTATTATACAATCCTGAAAAACCTTGGGAAATATTAAGTGAAGAGGATATAACTTTTTGGAGGAATAAACCTTGGGTGGAAAAAGAACAAGAGCTTTATGATAGTTGGAGAAATTTTCCTATAAATGATGTTTACGAACCAGGTTCTACATTCAAGATTATAACTTCTGCTGCTGGGCTAGAAGAAAATGTAGTTAAACCTGATAGTCCATTTCATTGTGATGGTTACATAACTCAGGTAAAAGGTGCTAGACTTAAATGTTGGAGTTATTATAATCCCCATGGAGATGAGACTTTTAAGGAAGGAGCTCAGAATTCTTGTAATGAGGTTTTTGTTGAATTAGGATTACGATTAGGTAAGGAGAGAATGTATAAATATGCTAAGGCCTTTGGATTTGGCGAAAAAACAGGTATAGAATTGCCAGGAGAGGCGTTGGGGTTTGTGAGGCACTATGATAATATGAGGGAAGTAAACCTTGCTACCATATCATATGGTCAAGGTATATCTGTTACCCCTATTCAGATGATAACTGCTATATCTGCTGCATCTAATGGTGGATATTTAATGAGACCTAATATAGTAAAAAGGATAATAGATGAAGAGGGAGGTACAGTAGAAGAAATAGAGCCAAAGGTGAGAAGGCAAGTTATTTCTAATAGAACATCTAAAACATTACTTGATATTTTAGAATCAGTTGTATCCGAGGGTACTGGGAAAAAGGCATATGTACCAGGATATAGAGTTGGAGGAAAGACGGGGACTGCACAGAAGGTTATTGATGGAAGATATGTTCAAGGAAAATATGTATCTTCTTTTGCAGCAATAGCTCCAGTTAATGATCCTAAAATGGCTGTACTAGTCTTGATAGATGAACCAGGAACAGGCCAATACTATGGAGGACAGATAGCTGGACCTGTAGCAGGTCAAATTATCAAGGATACATTAAATTATCTGGAAGTAGAGCCTCAATTTACAGAAAAAGAAGAAAAAGAATTGGAAGGACAGATAGTGGTAGTTCCTGATGTTAGAGGAAAGACTATTGTTGAGGCTTCTAATACGTTAAAACAATTAGGGCTTTCTTATAATACTGAAATTTTAGAAGTAGAAAAAGATAATAAAGTCATAGATCAATTTCCATTACCTGGAACTAAAGTTCATAAGAGCTCTATGATAGATCTTTATATGAATACTAGAAGACAGAGAGATAATATGATTATTATGCCAAATTTGATAGGAAAAAACGAGGAAGAGGTGGCGAATATATTAAATAGATTGAGTTTAAGATTTAAATTCAAGGGTGAAGGCACAGCTATCTCTCAAAATCCTAAAGCAGGTAGTACTGTGAATTTCAACTCTCTTGTTGAGGTTGAATTTGAAAAGACAAATTCAAACTAA
- a CDS encoding UDP-N-acetylmuramoyl-L-alanyl-D-glutamate--2,6-diaminopimelate ligase: protein MKLSQLLENISYVEFKNYKDVDILGIAYDSRKIKQDFIFVAIEGFKVDGHRYVEDAISKGAKAVMVEKYVDAVDNIIQIKVKDTREALADISANFYNRPSENLRLVGITGTNGKTTTTYLIKSILEVYNKKVGLIGTIGNIIGDKIEKTNNTTPESLELQMIFNDMVKDNMDTCIMEVSSHSLALNRVSSSDFNIGIFTNLTPEHLDLHKTIENYLSAKLKLFYMTSNYNIINGDDPYGKNIINEIKSLKTPLLTYGINECCDIRAKNIRHSLESVKFTLLIKNDSIDINMDIPGIFTVYNSLAAAACAYAMGIDLQTIRNGLENVHGVKGRFEVVPVDKDFTVIIDFAHTPDGFEKVLSTINDFAKGRKVAIFGCGGDRDKTKRPVMGEIAGKYVDLCVLTSDNSRSEKTEDIIKDIVLGVEKTGCDYVNIPDRREAIKYALLNSKPNDVIILLGKGHETYQIINDKVLPFDEREIIMDILEKSSK, encoded by the coding sequence GTGAAATTATCCCAGTTATTAGAGAATATATCTTATGTGGAATTTAAAAATTATAAAGATGTAGATATTTTAGGGATTGCATATGATTCCAGAAAAATAAAACAAGACTTTATTTTTGTAGCCATAGAAGGATTTAAGGTAGATGGGCATAGATATGTAGAAGATGCAATATCTAAAGGCGCAAAGGCTGTAATGGTAGAAAAGTATGTAGATGCGGTGGACAACATTATACAAATAAAAGTAAAAGATACTAGAGAGGCATTGGCTGATATTTCAGCAAATTTTTATAATAGACCCTCTGAAAATTTACGATTAGTTGGAATAACTGGTACTAATGGAAAAACAACTACAACATATTTGATTAAATCTATTTTAGAGGTGTATAATAAAAAAGTTGGTCTAATAGGTACCATTGGAAATATAATTGGAGATAAGATAGAAAAAACTAATAATACTACACCAGAATCATTGGAACTGCAAATGATATTTAATGATATGGTAAAAGATAATATGGATACTTGTATAATGGAGGTGTCTTCACATTCATTGGCGTTAAATAGGGTGTCTTCCAGTGACTTTAATATAGGTATATTTACCAATCTTACTCCAGAACATCTTGATTTGCATAAAACTATAGAAAATTATCTAAGTGCAAAACTAAAATTGTTTTATATGACCAGTAATTACAATATAATAAACGGAGATGATCCCTATGGCAAAAATATAATAAATGAAATAAAATCTTTAAAAACACCTTTATTGACATATGGAATAAATGAGTGTTGTGATATAAGAGCTAAGAATATAAGACATTCTTTAGAAAGTGTAAAGTTTACTTTACTAATAAAAAATGACAGTATAGATATAAATATGGATATACCAGGAATATTTACTGTATATAATAGCTTAGCTGCTGCAGCATGTGCATATGCTATGGGGATAGATCTACAAACTATAAGAAATGGACTAGAAAATGTGCATGGAGTTAAAGGGAGATTTGAGGTAGTACCTGTAGATAAAGACTTCACTGTAATAATAGACTTTGCCCATACTCCCGATGGATTTGAAAAGGTATTGAGTACTATAAATGATTTTGCAAAGGGAAGAAAGGTTGCTATTTTTGGCTGTGGCGGAGATAGAGATAAAACTAAAAGACCTGTAATGGGAGAGATAGCAGGTAAATACGTGGATTTATGTGTTTTAACCAGTGATAATTCCCGTTCTGAAAAAACAGAAGATATTATTAAAGATATAGTATTAGGAGTAGAAAAAACAGGATGTGATTATGTAAATATACCAGATAGAAGAGAGGCTATTAAATATGCTTTATTAAATAGCAAACCAAATGATGTTATTATTTTATTAGGAAAGGGACATGAAACTTATCAAATAATAAATGATAAGGTATTACCTTTTGACGAAAGGGAAATAATCATGGATATATTAGAAAAAAGTTCAAAATAG
- the mraY gene encoding phospho-N-acetylmuramoyl-pentapeptide-transferase codes for MVDYKDIIRIILISFIITLILGPILIPILRRLKVGQSIRQEGPKTHLKKSGTPTMGGVMILGALLITTFTSGFINRDLIILIIITLAFGAIGFIDDFIKVVLKRSLGLKAYQKLIGQIIVAVILAIYQSNNTVFGTQIFVPFFDRLIVDLGILYIPFIIFVVVGTVNSVNLTDGLDGLASGVTLIVLAFFSLVSMKMGFYSITIFSAALAGGCLGFLKYNAYPAKVFMGDTGSLALGGAVATIAVMLNLPLIIPIVGGIYFMEALSVIIQVVWFKTTGKRVFKMSPLHHHYELMGWKETKVVTSFWFATVFLCLIGVYGLRYFI; via the coding sequence ATGGTGGACTATAAGGATATAATAAGGATTATTCTTATTTCCTTTATAATAACTTTAATTCTTGGTCCTATTTTAATACCAATTTTGCGAAGATTAAAAGTAGGGCAAAGTATAAGACAAGAAGGTCCTAAAACTCATCTAAAAAAAAGTGGAACTCCTACAATGGGTGGGGTCATGATATTAGGAGCTTTGCTAATTACTACATTTACTTCAGGATTTATAAACAGAGATTTAATAATACTTATAATTATAACTTTGGCTTTTGGTGCCATAGGGTTTATAGATGATTTTATTAAAGTTGTATTAAAGAGGTCGTTAGGACTTAAGGCATATCAAAAACTTATTGGCCAAATTATTGTAGCTGTTATATTGGCTATTTATCAATCTAATAATACAGTGTTTGGCACTCAGATTTTCGTACCATTTTTTGATAGGTTGATTGTAGATTTGGGTATATTATATATTCCTTTTATAATTTTTGTAGTTGTAGGTACTGTAAATAGTGTTAATCTTACTGATGGATTAGATGGATTAGCTTCAGGAGTGACATTGATAGTGTTGGCATTTTTTAGCCTTGTATCTATGAAGATGGGCTTTTATAGTATTACTATTTTTTCTGCTGCACTGGCTGGAGGATGCTTAGGCTTTTTAAAATATAATGCGTACCCCGCAAAGGTATTTATGGGAGATACAGGTTCACTTGCATTGGGTGGGGCAGTTGCTACTATTGCTGTAATGTTAAATCTACCTTTAATAATTCCCATAGTAGGCGGGATTTATTTTATGGAGGCTTTATCAGTTATTATTCAAGTGGTTTGGTTTAAGACTACTGGTAAAAGGGTATTTAAGATGAGTCCTTTGCATCATCACTATGAATTGATGGGATGGAAAGAGACTAAGGTAGTCACTTCGTTTTGGTTTGCAACAGTTTTTTTATGTCTTATAGGGGTTTATGGATTGAGATATTTTATATAA
- the murD gene encoding UDP-N-acetylmuramoyl-L-alanine--D-glutamate ligase, which yields MNLCGKTILVLGLGISGVSTAKALNEMGANVIINDKKTKDELKDYICKLSDYNIKYALGYNDMSLEGIDMVVKSPGVPMDLNIIKKAVESGIEVITDIELAYRITEIPFIAITGTNGKTTTTTLVGEIFKNAGFNVKVTGNIGVGILWELVNNKDIDIFIIEASSFQLESTKYFKPKVAVITNITPDHINWHKDFKNYINSKKKIFRNQTKEDFIVLNYDDDLLKSLEKEIDSKVIFFTQKHKIKNGIYLNNNYIVYDYDNEFVKVMDYRDIKMPGMHNLENSMAAIATAKAMGIKWETIIYTLKTFEGVEHRLEFVDDVNGISFYNDSKGTNPDASIKAIEALNKPITLIAGGYDKGSDFEDFINAFNGKVDNIILLGETKEKIRKAAIKLGFNNIYIVKDMEEAVLKGYQISNSPHTVLLSPACASWDMYNSYEERGRHFKDIVRNLRRQGDDKEES from the coding sequence TTGAATTTATGTGGCAAAACTATTTTAGTATTGGGATTAGGAATAAGTGGTGTATCTACAGCGAAGGCTTTAAATGAAATGGGAGCTAATGTAATTATAAATGACAAAAAAACAAAGGATGAATTGAAAGATTATATCTGTAAACTTAGTGATTATAATATAAAATATGCCCTTGGATATAATGATATGTCATTAGAGGGAATAGATATGGTAGTTAAAAGTCCAGGAGTTCCTATGGATCTAAATATAATAAAGAAGGCTGTAGAGTCCGGTATAGAAGTAATTACAGATATTGAATTAGCATATAGAATTACAGAGATACCTTTTATTGCAATAACAGGAACTAATGGAAAAACTACAACTACTACATTGGTAGGAGAAATATTTAAGAATGCAGGTTTTAATGTTAAGGTAACGGGAAATATAGGAGTGGGAATACTTTGGGAACTAGTAAACAATAAGGATATAGATATTTTTATTATAGAGGCTAGTAGTTTTCAGTTAGAGAGCACCAAATATTTTAAACCCAAGGTAGCAGTTATTACTAATATTACTCCAGATCATATAAATTGGCATAAAGACTTCAAAAATTATATCAATTCCAAGAAAAAAATATTTAGGAATCAAACTAAGGAAGATTTTATAGTATTGAATTATGATGATGATTTATTGAAGTCTTTGGAAAAAGAAATTGATTCAAAAGTGATATTTTTCACTCAAAAACATAAAATTAAAAATGGTATTTATTTAAATAATAATTATATAGTATATGACTATGATAATGAGTTTGTTAAGGTAATGGATTATAGAGATATAAAGATGCCAGGAATGCACAATTTGGAGAATTCTATGGCTGCTATAGCTACTGCAAAGGCCATGGGAATAAAATGGGAAACTATAATATATACATTAAAGACATTTGAAGGAGTAGAACATAGATTGGAATTTGTAGATGATGTAAATGGAATATCTTTTTATAATGATTCCAAAGGGACTAATCCTGATGCATCTATTAAGGCAATAGAAGCCCTTAATAAACCTATAACTCTTATAGCAGGAGGTTATGATAAAGGCAGTGATTTTGAAGACTTTATAAATGCTTTTAATGGTAAAGTAGATAATATTATATTATTAGGTGAGACTAAAGAAAAAATAAGAAAGGCAGCAATAAAATTGGGATTTAATAATATATATATAGTAAAAGATATGGAAGAAGCTGTTTTAAAAGGGTATCAAATAAGTAATTCTCCCCATACTGTATTACTTTCTCCGGCTTGTGCCAGTTGGGATATGTATAATAGCTATGAAGAAAGGGGGAGACATTTTAAAGATATAGTAAGGAATTTAAGGAGGCAAGGGGATGATAAAGAGGAAAGCTAG
- the ftsW gene encoding putative lipid II flippase FtsW codes for MIKRKASDFTLMIATILLVFIGIIMVFSSSYPDAYYKMKDGYHFLRKQVIASALGLCAMIFFMNFNYWVLKRLSKIIFIACIILALLIFTPLGTSYLGAKRWVQIGTFTFMPSDAIKLGSIIFLTSFLSKKEDVLKDFKEGVIPSLLIIGLSCGLILLQKDLSTSVTLGATLVLILFIAGMKMYQLIGLGVLGLSAIVAAIRMEEYRWKRITSFIDPFAVKSDEGWQAVQSLYALGSGGLFGSGLGQSRQKFFYIPEPYNDFIFSIIGEELGFIGCMTVILLFMLIIWRGIRIAISIDDLFGCLLASGIISLITIQALIHIGVVTSSIPPTGIPLPFVSYGGTSLLIFMSSIGILLNISRYSGIDRS; via the coding sequence ATGATAAAGAGGAAAGCTAGTGATTTTACTCTGATGATAGCTACTATATTACTGGTTTTTATAGGCATTATAATGGTTTTTAGTTCCAGTTATCCAGATGCTTATTATAAAATGAAGGATGGATACCATTTTCTAAGAAAACAAGTTATAGCTAGTGCATTAGGTCTTTGTGCTATGATATTTTTTATGAATTTTAATTACTGGGTACTCAAGAGGTTGTCTAAGATTATATTTATAGCTTGTATTATACTTGCTCTGTTGATATTTACTCCATTGGGAACTTCTTATCTTGGAGCTAAGAGATGGGTTCAAATTGGAACTTTTACTTTTATGCCTTCTGATGCTATTAAATTAGGTTCCATAATATTTTTAACTTCTTTTTTATCTAAAAAAGAAGATGTATTGAAGGACTTCAAAGAAGGAGTAATACCATCATTGCTTATAATTGGTCTTTCATGTGGGTTGATATTATTGCAAAAAGATTTAAGTACCAGTGTAACATTAGGAGCAACTTTGGTATTAATACTATTTATAGCTGGAATGAAAATGTATCAATTAATTGGATTAGGTGTTTTAGGACTGAGTGCAATAGTTGCTGCTATCAGGATGGAAGAATATAGGTGGAAGAGGATAACTTCATTTATAGATCCTTTTGCAGTTAAATCCGATGAAGGATGGCAGGCAGTACAGTCTCTTTATGCTTTGGGGTCAGGAGGCCTTTTTGGATCAGGATTAGGGCAAAGCAGACAGAAGTTTTTTTATATTCCTGAGCCTTATAATGACTTTATTTTTTCTATAATTGGAGAAGAATTAGGTTTTATTGGATGTATGACTGTAATATTATTATTTATGTTAATTATATGGAGGGGAATAAGAATAGCTATTTCTATAGATGATTTATTTGGATGTCTTTTGGCATCTGGAATAATATCTCTTATAACTATTCAAGCGTTGATTCATATAGGTGTTGTAACATCATCTATTCCACCAACAGGAATACCTCTTCCATTTGTAAGTTATGGAGGTACATCATTACTTATCTTCATGTCATCAATTGGTATATTGTTAAATATATCTAGATACTCAGGTATTGATAGGAGTTGA
- the murG gene encoding undecaprenyldiphospho-muramoylpentapeptide beta-N-acetylglucosaminyltransferase: protein MKFLVTGGGTGGHIYPALAIAHKIKETFPDAQLLYVGTDKGMESQIVPREGFRFKSIRVKGFRRKISLDTLKSVKELVLGMKDARRIIKHFNPDMVIGTGGYVCGPMVILGAMKGIPSIIHEQNAFPGVTNKILSRFVDCVAISFEESRKYFKKAKNVHLTGNPIRNNFTNIDLDKAYKKFNFKKDIPIVLSFGGSGGQKSLNSSMLGLINKYSDRKDIQILHVTGKNHYDKFNEGLYKRGLNNLSDHIKVVPYLYDMPLALGVSNLVITSAGAITLSEITALGIPSILIPKAYTAENHQEYNARAMEKNGASVVILEKDLNKNILYDTVEELLNNKKKISIMKKKTKALGKLDATDSIMNLIGELLK from the coding sequence ATGAAATTTCTTGTTACTGGCGGGGGTACTGGAGGTCATATATACCCTGCTCTTGCTATTGCTCATAAAATAAAGGAAACTTTTCCCGATGCTCAATTATTATATGTAGGAACTGATAAGGGAATGGAATCACAAATAGTTCCACGGGAAGGGTTTAGATTTAAAAGCATAAGGGTAAAGGGATTTAGAAGAAAGATTTCTTTAGATACATTAAAATCAGTTAAAGAGTTGGTTTTAGGTATGAAAGATGCTAGAAGAATTATTAAACATTTTAATCCTGATATGGTCATAGGTACAGGAGGATATGTATGTGGACCTATGGTTATATTAGGAGCTATGAAGGGAATCCCATCTATCATACATGAACAAAATGCATTTCCTGGAGTGACTAACAAAATATTATCTAGATTCGTAGATTGTGTAGCTATAAGCTTTGAAGAAAGTAGAAAATATTTTAAAAAAGCTAAAAATGTACATTTGACAGGGAATCCAATTAGAAATAATTTTACTAATATAGATTTAGATAAAGCCTATAAAAAGTTTAATTTTAAAAAAGATATCCCTATAGTATTGTCTTTTGGTGGAAGTGGAGGCCAGAAAAGCTTAAATAGTTCTATGCTGGGTCTAATAAATAAATATAGTGATAGAAAAGATATTCAAATACTACATGTTACAGGAAAAAATCATTATGATAAATTTAATGAGGGATTATATAAAAGAGGTTTAAATAATTTGAGTGATCATATAAAGGTGGTGCCATATTTATATGATATGCCTTTAGCCCTTGGAGTTTCTAATTTAGTTATAACAAGTGCAGGAGCTATAACTTTGTCTGAGATAACAGCCCTGGGAATACCATCTATTCTTATACCTAAGGCTTATACTGCTGAGAATCATCAAGAGTACAATGCTAGAGCGATGGAGAAAAATGGTGCCAGTGTAGTTATTTTAGAAAAAGATTTGAATAAAAATATATTATATGACACTGTGGAGGAACTGTTGAATAATAAAAAGAAGATATCGATTATGAAGAAAAAAACTAAAGCATTAGGCAAATTAGATGCAACAGACAGTATAATGAATTTAATTGGTGAACTTTTAAAATAA